Genomic DNA from Osmia lignaria lignaria isolate PbOS001 chromosome 6, iyOsmLign1, whole genome shotgun sequence:
TCGCCAGAGTTTCGTGTATCGATTGAAACATCGATCGAAATGATTACTCAGCGATCGTTCGCTAGCtagcaattaaaaaaattcatttaaacgaCGATTATTTACAGACATCCATATTCTGGAACGGTTTCGTTCGCCACGAACGttcgtccttttttttttcttttttctttatccttatatataaatatattcatcattttcctttttttttttttttttacttcgacAGAAGATTGGCTTCCGGTGCTTCtctaatttttatatcaaacgGCCAGATACTTCGAATCGAGAGGAAACTATTCTTCAtttctctgtttcttcttcttcttcttctttattttttttttttttcattcgaaattttCTTCGACATTTTTCAATTAAGTGTAAAAATAGATACTTTGTCGCCttccaatatatttttttttttgttctcgtATTTTTCGTCTAAAACTGAGAGTGTTCAGAAAATGCTCTAAGAACATCAAAATAGCTCTTCTATAGTGTTTCGAAAACGCTTAGTTAAGAAAATCAGTTGGAAAATGATAACAGATtggattattaaaaatgaaactacTGACTTTCGAGTTCCATTTGCGAATTCTCCTCTATTGCTGATCCAATATTCAAACGTGATTCCACGAAATAGAATCTCATCGAAACGTAGTGAAATCTTATATACAATTCAGCACAGTTTGGTGAACCATAGAACATTCGCTGAACACGAAACGTCAAGGAGGGTGATACTAGCAAGTGATCGTTTCGCATTGTTTTTGGGTAGAAACGCGAGCATTTGTTATATATACATTGGGAATCGAGCTGGCGTTCATTAGATTTCTCAAaaatcatggaagataaaaattcaaaaattgaagatttgaaaattttcataacattttataataagcttaaaaataattataaaaattctgatttacagaatgaaaatttctgtaattttcaataatttatttaattaaaaaaaattacttttgtataaaaaagaaataatacttTAATCCTCGAATAGGGTGGTATGGGGATCAACCATGGCTCCAGATATGAATTTCAGCCAGCACGATTCTCAACTAAACATTCTCGCACGGATCAAGAAGCAAAGGAAATCTAGCAGTTCTAAATCTCGAGTCTAGGATCTTATTTTTTCCTTGATTTAATACTTTACAGTTCGACCTCGTAATCCGCAACCTCCCTTTCAACCGTCTAAGTGAAAAAAATCGTAGGGATCGTttcttcatttcctttttttttttgttctttttttaagtATCTAGTGTCATTTCTAAACGCTAAGTAGGCTAGTGAGGTGTCTACGCCTATAAGTAAATTGATTATAATGCACACACGCAAGAAGTGGACCTAGAGTATATACTACGACGTCGttcatgtttttctttcttttttttctttgatatatGAACTAgatcattttatatttatatatgtacacaCGGGGCAGCTGTGAATCGGATGTACACTCGAGTCTCGTCACCCACCCCCATACGTCGGCCATTATCGAAGAAATTCAAGGAATTAAGAAGAAATAACATTTCTGTATCATAATCTTTAggttaaaatttgtttaaaattgaattattaaagtagacaattaaatttttaataccatcaatttttttttgtcGATTAAAGTACCAATTATAATTGATTCAAATTGATAATTTTCCTTGAATTTCAGCTGctctaaattttcatttaccaacaaaaaaaaaaaaatactatataCCCCCAGTCGAATAAAATGATCTTCCACACGACAACATGATACGAttacttaaaatatatatttagctGCCATTTTGATGGTGCCTTAACTCTTCGAGGACATGGAACAATATTACGATCTATAGTATCACGTTAGAATGCATTAACACTTAAATATTGCTCTTTTCATGACCATCGTATTGTTAATTAGTGGCAGTGCCATTTAATATTACTTTGCCATTTCCACAAATGTGTCGAGCcattatatttcttttcattcttcacctacagagaaattaataaaatagaacataattttgaaatattaattaaacaaactATGACGATTTTCTTCGATGAAGAAAATGGACCAACCAACTGGTAAGTATTTAATTATGATAAACGATGAAGGGTGGAGGTTCGGGATAAACAAAATCAATGTTTATTTTcaaaggaaaaaggaactaaattgcGTTGAAAAACGACATAAACAGAAACTGAACATCCTATTACTATGTTACACATATTTGTCACACTGTGTTCTTCAGAAATATTATTCATCGTGGACAGGTGTGGCTCAATAGTTGGAAAACGCGACATCAGCTATAATTTTGCTTTATTCgttcttcaaattattttaatttaaaaattacagagaTCATGTTTCGTTTATGGATTGTCGTTAATGACAAAGAAACGAGAATATGCTTGCGAACGTGATATAATATACGCCtacaatataattaaaaaaaaaagaaaaaaagaaaaatgaaagatacatgaagaagaagtagtaaagagagaaaggaataaGAACTAAAATATAATCGCAtagcaaaataaaatgaaaaggagACAAAAATTTGTTGGAAGGGCGGTGCTGTTGTCATTGTTATTGATGAttgtgatggtggtggtggacgAGGTCGATCGTCATTTTAGGAAAGTAAAAATGTTTCActtctataaaaatttttcatcaacGTTATTTAAGTAATTTATCACTTATACGAATCTGACCTTATCGTCATcccttttatatatttatatatatatatatagatgtgTATGatcgatattttaaaaatttgcttaattgtttacaaaaataaaataacagacGCGAGAATTCATCCTATctatgaatgaaaaataaaatttcctatCTAATCGTAGCTAAAGATGTTTCAATCTTAGGGTCTTAACGAAAACCAGtagaagacaaaaaaaaagtatgtaagaaaagaagaagaaaagtgaaAATGGTTTCCGTGTGTCGAACCAACTATATGATTCTCCTTGCAGAATTACCGATGGCGATCCAGAGAAACCTGAAATTTTTTTGATTCTTCGATTCCAATGCAACTTGCTTCtcattgaagaagaaaaaaaaaacagaaaaccaACTTGAATAGCGATCGACGTACGCGACACGATTCGTCTGAATGATTTATCGCTTCTCAATCTTCCAAGATACGGTCGGTGACGATAAAGTGTAATTTGCAAAACCTGCACGTtccttaattaaaagaatagtCATACTAACTCTCTCtgccctttctctctctctttctctctcgctctcaCGCGCGCACACAAACGCTCAGAATCTATCtctcctcttctctctttctcgctgaTCCTCACGCTCGATACTCCCTCGCCGTTTCTCTTTCGCTCAAAACTTTCAGACAGATTAACTAAACACAGAATTATATCTCGCTCAGTGGGATCGATCCGCTTGTTTCTCCTATcagaagttaattaattatcggCCGTTCCTAAGCTTGATGGTCCGATGATCGTTGGTAAACGATGCCACTGTTGAGGCGACGGTGGTACGTCGACGATGAACGTTATGGAGATCCTGTTCCAGCTTGTCGAGGGTAGCCAGCCCGTGAACGCATACGACGCTCTGTGGATGAGGATGACAGGGATGCTGATGTTGAAGCACTAGGGTTGTTGTCGTCGTCGGTGGAGGAGGTGGCGGGGGTGGTGGAGGATGAGGAAGGGAGGTGAGCCACGTCACGCCTGGCTCCGCTCTGTGTCATTTGCCGTTCTGTTGGAGGGCCGCGTTGATTTGTGCCCAGAGATCTTTGTTACAGGATTGAGATCTAAAAAACACAGTCATTTTTGCGACAATGAGGCTGAGGATAATTACCTTATCCACTCCCACGGTACCTCTTGTTTAAActgaaagtttcaaatttctaGCCTGATACTTCAACAAAATTGATACCTTTTAATGGACTGAAGCCAATCCTTGAATTGAGCATGCCCCTCTGGTGTAATGTGAAACGCTGCCTTCGCTTCGCATACAATGTTCACAAAGTCCTCGTAGTCCCCTCCTGTCAAGTGATACAGCTTCTGGTGCATGCACTGAATGTACCTATAATCGATAAAATCAAAAACATGATTTATCGTCACGGTTGATGTTCGAGAAAATATAATAAGAGAGTCTTAGGTAGAGGCTAACATTTGTTGACATTTGTGCACAAGGGGTGCCAACGGAGCGGATCTCAAGTGTTGCAACACGAGAGCTGGATTATTTCTAGCTAGGTAGACCGCCGCTTCCAGTGCAACGTCGTGAAGAACGAAAGGACTAATGATGCTGTTCACGGTGCAGATACAAAGCTGATGAAGATACTGAGTACCGAGACGTTTGGACACTCTCAACAACCACTTCACGTCTTCGCCGTACGGTGGATTCCGCGCGTATTTCGCCTGGGGTCTGTCATCGTGCACCCGGCGAGCTAGAGTCTCTAATGCCAACATGCCAACGCGATACGCCGCCACGAGAGATCGTAGCTGTTGTTGGCTGAAGGGTTGTGTTTGCCTATGCACCTGATATTTAAAAACGAAACGTCGTGTTATTAACAGAGCATCCACGTTACGAGGAATTAATGTGTTCATAATAAAAGCTACGCAGATTATACAGTTACCTGCGGCTGAGTTCTTACGGTGGATATTATGGGCTGTGTCTGAACCAACGCTGATCCAGGCATGTTGCTCTGACCTGGTATAGGACCGGTTACACCCGCTTGGACCTGAAAAGGAACGACTTGCTCGAATGATGCGCTTCGAGCAATTAAAGCAAGCCAAAATACCTACATTAACTTGTATAGGCTGTTGCATGGTGAACAAATGATGAGTCCCCGGTGGTGGTGGGGGTTGCGGTGTGTAGTATTGCGGCAGAGATGGTGGTTGCGTGGGTTGTGACGGATGGTGCGGATGTTGAGGATGCTGCGGATGACCCGGATGAGGCGGGAATGCCGCATGATACATTTGCATGTGCGGCGGTGCTGGTGGTAGAGTTACCCTATGCGAAGGCATCGGTCCACCGAACGTAGGAATCGAGTGATGGGGATGTACGAAACTGTAGGGGCCTACTGCATACGGCATACCAACCCCTGCAATCAAAtacaatatacatttagtaaaaTGCATACTTACATTGCTAGctctgaaagaaaagaaacaaataccCAATGGTGCCAGGGTAGTTATAGTCGGATGCGTAGGATATGGTTGAGGAGGTGGTTGAGTGCTTGTAACCACCACTGCTTGAGCCGGTCCTGGCATCATCTGACCATTGGATATATCCACCGATGGTCCAGGCTCTACTAAAAGCACTCCATTGAGATCCAATTGCAAAGAATCGTGCGGCATGTTGTCTTGCTGTTCTCCACCAGGAGTGTGCTACATTGCACAAAATTCATTAATCTTTCTTCATGGTGCATGACTGATACTTCTCTTGTCCTTCATCGTTTGATAGAATTTACTTACCCTGAGATACAGTTCATACCAATACTTTGCAACCTGGAAAAGTACTTCCGGATATACACCGCCTCCTTTCGCGGTATTCTCCACAGTGATGCAAGCCTTTTCCAACATAAGGTCGCTCTGCTCTTTGCACTATAACGAAACAGGATCCGTGCACAATCTCTTCGATTCGAGAAACTTTTGTGTACCACGAGCGAAAAGAAAATTCCTACCTGCAAAATCGCTCTCTGAACTTCATTCGGATTGAGCGCGTGAGCGTGTGGTAAGCAAGACAAAGCGAGTTCAGCGGCCGCCCGAACCATGTTGGGGTCACTGCCCCTGGACGATTTGTCGGCTATGCTGACAGCCTCCGGTGGTGTCAAATGCCCTTCCCAACTTTCTATGAGGAACCAAATGGCCGGAGCTCCGATTTCCATCGCCTGGCCGGTGATCCAGGACACGTGGCTCGAATAAGTGCGACTCAGCCAATTTGGAGTAACGCAGTTATGGAGGCCGAGAGCGTATAGACCGAGCTGAAAGGCGCACATGTGCAAGGCTCTATGAGGTCCGTGGTGATTCTGGCTCGTGGATGCCTGAGTGAACAGCGAAGTGGAACTGTTGCCACCAGCTTTCGCTAGAACCGTCTTTGCTAACTCGCACATGAAGTGTGCTCCTGCTTCGGATGGCTGGTTGGGAATCGATGGATACACCCTCTTGCTCTTGTATCTATAACAGATCAATGCATCGTTACCTTCACCAAGAATCTAAAGACTTGTGCACGAAAATCATCGAGGTACTAACCTTGTTTCTTTAGTTCTAGTAGGCACAGGTTGCTGAACGATTTGCGGTTGCACCGTGAGCGCACTCATGCCAGTTTCCAATTCCGCGCTGGTGCTACTATGCGGTCTGCTGCTGGTACCAACAACGCTGTCACCATTTCCCGCATCCGTTCCGGCGAGAGGAGAGGAACACTCTTCGTCGTGAAGATATCTTGCCATCTGGTGAACCAAAAAATTGTTCTTCGCTTATATTTGTTAATCGTTATGCAACTTCGAAATGAAACCGTTTTATACCTCATTCTTCGTTGGAGGATTGGAAGTGTAATAACTGCTCAAAATTGGCGATTTGATTAACTGATGAACATCGCGATCCAATAATTTGTCCATTATTCTGGCAACCTTCGTTGGCTCATCCTTATAATGGACAAGCAACGTGATAGCCAAGTCACCTctgaaacaatgaaaaaataaataatgaataataataatgtaataaggATTAAGACGCGTGAAACGTACCTCTGTCGTCGAGTGCCTTCGCAAAGAAGCGGATGGTCAGCCTCGCTCACGTTCGCTTTCAACCCTAATGCAGCGACGGCCGCGTCGAACCCAAGATTCTCGTCAATGCCTGAGGACAGTCGTTTTAGTCCTGCGAATCATTccacaatattttaatttccgTCTAAATTATTTAAACGCTAACACTTTCTTCTCTGAAAAAGGATATCCTTCAACCTAAACTCATCAATCATGCAACCGTATCGCATGGAACGTTTCTCTCGTCAAGTATTCAATTTCAGAagaaatgataatgaaaataaaaaggcaTACTTGGTGCATTTAGGGCGTCGAATATGAAACTAGCCAGCATGATGGGAAGCAGCGCGTGACCCCTGGACCTTAGAACCCCGTCTCTCAGTTGCTCGGCTCTTTGTCGAACCATGGCCAATTCCGCTGGACCGAGTGGAATTCTTTTCAAAAGCCCAACCAATTCGCTTTCTTGGTGAGCTAATTTTACCTGGAAGACCAaacgataaaatataaataaatcattctCTTCCAAGAAATATCCAACTAAAaggaaacgaaatgaaaaactAGTCTTCTTGTCTACCTCCAAAGGTTTGGTATTAGCAGGCGGTCTAGCCATTTCCAGGCCAAACAGGCCGACCCTGAAGGCCAAATTGTGATATTCAGGATTCTCAGCGAGGACCGTGCAGAGGAAACAACACTTGGCTAACGTGGCGGACGCAAGGCACGTGAGCTGATGGGACGCCGGATTTACTTGTTGCTAAAACATCGTAATTGTATTCGTTATGCACCGGATTCTTTGAACAAATTGGAACGGGTCCTTACTGAACCAGCAAACGAAACCAAGTCTTTCCAATGAATctaccttcttctttttccccttGACAGGCGCCGGTGGCTCGTCGATCATGAGATTCGGTGGATTAGCCAGCAACTCCTCGCCAAGTTGAACACCCAAGATGCAAGCTTCTCTCGTGTGCCCATGGGCGTAAAGTCCTTCCGCTCTGGCGAACAGTATGTCCCATGGGTCCTCTGTCTTCATTAGGTTACCCAACACCATGCTCGCGTTTGGCGCGGTGTTTGCTTGCGATTCGTTCTTGGAATCTTTGCTAGAGCTGCCACTGGTACCTGCGACCGCCTTTGGATCGTAATAATATACATGATACTCGTCGCCAGACGGGCTATCGCTGCTGGACGAAGAACTTTCGTCCTTGGAGGGCCTTCTGGAGGGATCCTTCTCTTGGTCAGACTCCTGCTCGCTCTTTGAACCGCAGGCAGCTTTGTTATTACTACTATCGCTACTATCACTATGGGTCTCGGACGAGGCGTTTGAGCGGTGCTTGTCCGAGTCTTGAGCGTTCTTCAGACTAACGTTGCTATTGGAGGACGACTCGCTGCCACCACCCTCCTGGAACAAGCGTATCAATCAAAGTGCACGAGACGAtaaggtaaaaagaaaagacgAATCAAGACGAACCTGCGAATCCGTGTCCCCGCAATTATTCAGTTGAGCGCAAGAACGTCTAACGAGGACTACCTGAGGCTCGGGTATATCGGGCATATCGGTCTCGTTCTCGCAGAAACCTTCCGAACTGACGCTACTCCGATTCCCGTCGCCACCGCCGTTCCTCGAAGACATTCCCGGACCCTTTCGCGGAATCTCTCGCCAACTGAACTCCACCAAGCCCAAACTCAACGGTCGTCTTCCATGATGGTGGGACACAGGTGGTTGACAATTTAACACTGCTGCGCTCGAGTTCACCTGTATCAATTCCCAAGGATTACATTATCCTGTTTTTCTTTGAATCGATCGAACGACCTACCTGATTCACCTCGGTCCTCGTATCGCCGGCATGCCGAAAACAGGTGAACGGACAATGATACATGGGATTGCTTCCGGCGGTGTACGTGATACCTGGTAAGGTGTACTCTTCCCAGTCCAGATAACACGCCTCGAGGGCGGACTTGAAACCGGTGAACACGGCCAGGTCGTTCTTCAATGAATCCTTGTGACCGCCGCTGTTGTTTCTGTTGTGTGAATTGTGCGTCACTGAACTGCCTCGACTTTTCGTCACCTGAACACACGTTGAATTAAGTATAAATTTAAGTTCTCTTTTATACAAATCATGGCGACGACCGGGGTACTTTACCTTATCGATGACTTTCATGTGCCAGGCGGTGAACTGACCGTGAAGCATCTCGCGTTCAGCCGGCGACAGGCCGGGATTCAAAGCGGCCAGTCTCCAAAGGACTACAATCTCGTCGCACAATGACGAGCAGGCATGTTGGGACGCGTGCACGTTGCTGTTCATATTGTGTTTACCACCGTATCCGGTCCCGTTCAGCAACGCTACCTTCGTGTTGAACCACCAGACGAGGATCTGCTCGCAGGCCATGCACTCCTCGGTGATGATTTCCAACAACGGAATCGCGTTCCGATCGGTCCTCTTGAACATCTCGCGCACTATCGACAGAAGGTTCCACATCCCTTCCGGCTCGCGTCCTCGCAACGGTCGCAACAGCGAGGACCATTCGGCAGCTGCAGGAGGCGCAGTGGTGCTCAGGTAATTAACATCGCTGCAATTAACCAGGAGAAACGATGATACATCTCGCGTGCAATAACGGACGATCGCTTTTCGATCGTTTAATGGACGATCACGCACGCGTTGACTCGAGTGATGAATTAAGGAAAATTCTTGGGAATGATTCACACAGATCAGGTGGTACGATACGTGTAAATAGAAGCTGAGAATGCAGGTATACCTTTTGCCGTGGCCCTTAGTAGAGGGAATGACCTCGAGCAACCGAAATGTTTGACGTCGACTATAGCCCAACGAGAAATCATGAATTAAAGCCTACTAAGAGGGTAGAGATAGAAGGGGTGGGGGGTGGGGGGGAGGACTCGAACAGAAAAGCtcaaagaatttaataaaacgaGAAAGAAGGTCGCTGGGCAAGTTTATGCGTTCACCTGAAGACTATCGGAGCTGGTACGCAGAACTTGATGAGTATCTTCTTGATGTTGTCGTGGAGAGTCTTCTCGTCGAGGTACCAGGAGGTTTGATCGTGAGCCGATGCTCCAGCCGTTGGATCAGGAGCTCCGCAGTAACTGTTGATGGCGCTTGGTTGAACCGACAACAGCTCGTCCAGGAGACGTTGAGCAGTGGGCAGAAACTGCTGCGGTAACTCGCTGATCAGATACTGAGCGAACTTTTGCAGTTGTTCCCGGTGAAGACGGGACAACGATTCGCTGACCGGAGCTCTCAGGCACACCTGTGTCGGCTGGATACAAATCATGGGTGATTTCATACAAAAATCTACCTTAAATCACTGTAGTATTACGGGTTAAAAAAAGGGGTGCTGTTTTTACCATGTGTATCCTGTGGAGGCAAACGGCAACCACATGGGCGCACCAATTAGCCCTCGAAGAGCAGGTGCAATTACAGGACGTAATTTTTCGACGATCAAACGTCACTGCGACCTTGAACTGCGTTCTAACACCGTTCATCATCCCTTGGGATATTACGGTGGCGCTCAGGTGGAATCCTGTCGAAtgtaaaagaattaattatgcGCTGTTTCAAAAATCAAATATCccaattttcaataataaataaaatttatgagaCAActcgagaaaaaaaagaagcatcAAAGATATTTGAATACAGTTTGCCAGTATACCAGGCATTGTTTGCACCGTGAAATGTAAACGGTTTTTCAAAAGAGGAAAGAGATTGCTGCTGGTCGTCGCGGAAGAAGTTGAAGCGAGCACTTTCTCAGCAAACACAGTGATAAAGACGTCATTCGACTGCATTAAGAAACAACGCCCCGGGGCTGTGGATAGCTGACAACGGAACACAAAGAGGAAGACGGGAT
This window encodes:
- the Dora gene encoding zinc finger SWIM domain-containing dorado isoform X2, giving the protein MMNGVRTQFKVAVTFDRRKITSCNCTCSSRANWCAHVVAVCLHRIHMPTQVCLRAPVSESLSRLHREQLQKFAQYLISELPQQFLPTAQRLLDELLSVQPSAINSYCGAPDPTAGASAHDQTSWYLDEKTLHDNIKKILIKFCVPAPIVFSRRQTFRLLEVIPSTKGHGKSDVNYLSTTAPPAAAEWSSLLRPLRGREPEGMWNLLSIVREMFKRTDRNAIPLLEIITEECMACEQILVWWFNTKVALLNGTGYGGKHNMNSNVHASQHACSSLCDEIVVLWRLAALNPGLSPAEREMLHGQFTAWHMKVIDKVTKSRGSSVTHNSHNRNNSGGHKDSLKNDLAVFTGFKSALEACYLDWEEYTLPGITYTAGSNPMYHCPFTCFRHAGDTRTEVNQVNSSAAVLNCQPPVSHHHGRRPLSLGLVEFSWREIPRKGPGMSSRNGGGDGNRSSVSSEGFCENETDMPDIPEPQVVLVRRSCAQLNNCGDTDSQEGGGSESSSNSNVSLKNAQDSDKHRSNASSETHSDSSDSSNNKAACGSKSEQESDQEKDPSRRPSKDESSSSSSDSPSGDEYHVYYYDPKAVAGTSGSSSKDSKNESQANTAPNASMVLGNLMKTEDPWDILFARAEGLYAHGHTREACILGVQLGEELLANPPNLMIDEPPAPVKGKKKKQQVNPASHQLTCLASATLAKCCFLCTVLAENPEYHNLAFRVGLFGLEMARPPANTKPLEVKLAHQESELVGLLKRIPLGPAELAMVRQRAEQLRDGVLRSRGHALLPIMLASFIFDALNAPRLKRLSSGIDENLGFDAAVAALGLKANVSEADHPLLCEGTRRQRGDLAITLLVHYKDEPTKVARIMDKLLDRDVHQLIKSPILSSYYTSNPPTKNEMARYLHDEECSSPLAGTDAGNGDSVVGTSSRPHSSTSAELETGMSALTVQPQIVQQPVPTRTKETRYKSKRVYPSIPNQPSEAGAHFMCELAKTVLAKAGGNSSTSLFTQASTSQNHHGPHRALHMCAFQLGLYALGLHNCVTPNWLSRTYSSHVSWITGQAMEIGAPAIWFLIESWEGHLTPPEAVSIADKSSRGSDPNMVRAAAELALSCLPHAHALNPNEVQRAILQCKEQSDLMLEKACITVENTAKGGGVYPEVLFQVAKYWYELYLRHTPGGEQQDNMPHDSLQLDLNGVLLVEPGPSVDISNGQMMPGPAQAVVVTSTQPPPQPYPTHPTITTLAPLGVGMPYAVGPYSFVHPHHSIPTFGGPMPSHRVTLPPAPPHMQMYHAAFPPHPGHPQHPQHPHHPSQPTQPPSLPQYYTPQPPPPPGTHHLFTMQQPIQVNVQAGVTGPIPGQSNMPGSALVQTQPIISTVHRQTQPFSQQQLRSLVAAYRVGMLALETLARRVHDDRPQAKYARNPPYGEDVKWLLRVSKRLGTQYLHQLCICTVNSIISPFVLHDVALEAAVYLARNNPALVLQHLRSAPLAPLVHKCQQMYIQCMHQKLYHLTGGDYEDFVNIVCEAKAAFHITPEGHAQFKDWLQSIKRSQSCNKDLWAQINAALQQNGK
- the Dora gene encoding zinc finger SWIM domain-containing dorado isoform X1, whose protein sequence is MMNGVRTQFKVAVTFDRRKITSCNCTCSSRANWCAHVVAVCLHRIHMPTQVCLRAPVSESLSRLHREQLQKFAQYLISELPQQFLPTAQRLLDELLSVQPSAINSYCGAPDPTAGASAHDQTSWYLDEKTLHDNIKKILIKFCVPAPIVFSRRQTFRLLEVIPSTKGHGKSDVNYLSTTAPPAAAEWSSLLRPLRGREPEGMWNLLSIVREMFKRTDRNAIPLLEIITEECMACEQILVWWFNTKVALLNGTGYGGKHNMNSNVHASQHACSSLCDEIVVLWRLAALNPGLSPAEREMLHGQFTAWHMKVIDKVTKSRGSSVTHNSHNRNNSGGHKDSLKNDLAVFTGFKSALEACYLDWEEYTLPGITYTAGSNPMYHCPFTCFRHAGDTRTEVNQVNSSAAVLNCQPPVSHHHGRRPLSLGLVEFSWREIPRKGPGMSSRNGGGDGNRSSVSSEGFCENETDMPDIPEPQVVLVRRSCAQLNNCGDTDSQEGGGSESSSNSNVSLKNAQDSDKHRSNASSETHSDSSDSSNNKAACGSKSEQESDQEKDPSRRPSKDESSSSSSDSPSGDEYHVYYYDPKAVAGTSGSSSKDSKNESQANTAPNASMVLGNLMKTEDPWDILFARAEGLYAHGHTREACILGVQLGEELLANPPNLMIDEPPAPVKGKKKKQQVNPASHQLTCLASATLAKCCFLCTVLAENPEYHNLAFRVGLFGLEMARPPANTKPLEVKLAHQESELVGLLKRIPLGPAELAMVRQRAEQLRDGVLRSRGHALLPIMLASFIFDALNAPRLKRLSSGIDENLGFDAAVAALGLKANVSEADHPLLCEGTRRQRGDLAITLLVHYKDEPTKVARIMDKLLDRDVHQLIKSPILSSYYTSNPPTKNEMARYLHDEECSSPLAGTDAGNGDSVVGTSSRPHSSTSAELETGMSALTVQPQIVQQPVPTRTKETRYKSKRVYPSIPNQPSEAGAHFMCELAKTVLAKAGGNSSTSLFTQASTSQNHHGPHRALHMCAFQLGLYALGLHNCVTPNWLSRTYSSHVSWITGQAMEIGAPAIWFLIESWEGHLTPPEAVSIADKSSRGSDPNMVRAAAELALSCLPHAHALNPNEVQRAILQCKEQSDLMLEKACITVENTAKGGGVYPEVLFQVAKYWYELYLRHTPGGEQQDNMPHDSLQLDLNGVLLVEPGPSVDISNGQMMPGPAQAVVVTSTQPPPQPYPTHPTITTLAPLGVGMPYAVGPYSFVHPHHSIPTFGGPMPSHRVTLPPAPPHMQMYHAAFPPHPGHPQHPQHPHHPSQPTQPPSLPQYYTPQPPPPPGTHHLFTMQQPIQVNVQAGVTGPIPGQSNMPGSALVQTQPIISTVRTQPQVHRQTQPFSQQQLRSLVAAYRVGMLALETLARRVHDDRPQAKYARNPPYGEDVKWLLRVSKRLGTQYLHQLCICTVNSIISPFVLHDVALEAAVYLARNNPALVLQHLRSAPLAPLVHKCQQMYIQCMHQKLYHLTGGDYEDFVNIVCEAKAAFHITPEGHAQFKDWLQSIKRSQSCNKDLWAQINAALQQNGK
- the Dora gene encoding zinc finger SWIM domain-containing dorado isoform X3, with protein sequence MMNGVRTQFKVAVTFDRRKITSCNCTCSSRANWCAHVVAVCLHRIHMPTQVCLRAPVSESLSRLHREQLQKFAQYLISELPQQFLPTAQRLLDELLSVQPSAINSYCGAPDPTAGASAHDQTSWYLDEKTLHDNIKKILIKFCVPAPIVFSRRQTFRLLEVIPSTKGHGKSDVNYLSTTAPPAAAEWSSLLRPLRGREPEGMWNLLSIVREMFKRTDRNAIPLLEIITEECMACEQILVWWFNTKVALLNGTGYGGKHNMNSNVHASQHACSSLCDEIVVLWRLAALNPGLSPAEREMLHGQFTAWHMKVIDKVTKSRGSSVTHNSHNRNNSGGHKDSLKNDLAVFTGFKSALEACYLDWEEYTLPGITYTAGSNPMYHCPFTCFRHAGDTRTEVNQVNSSAAVLNCQPPVSHHHGRRPLSLGLVEFSWREIPRKGPGMSSRNGGGDGNRSSVSSEGFCENETDMPDIPEPQVVLVRRSCAQLNNCGDTDSQEGGGSESSSNSNVSLKNAQDSDKHRSNASSETHSDSSDSSNNKAACGSKSEQESDQEKDPSRRPSKDESSSSSSDSPSGDEYHVYYYDPKAVAGTSGSSSKDSKNESQANTAPNASMVLGNLMKTEDPWDILFARAEGLYAHGHTREACILGVQLGEELLANPPNLMIDEPPAPVKGKKKKQQVNPASHQLTCLASATLAKCCFLCTVLAENPEYHNLAFRVGLFGLEMARPPANTKPLEVKLAHQESELVGLLKRIPLGPAELAMVRQRAEQLRDGVLRSRGHALLPIMLASFIFDALNAPSIDENLGFDAAVAALGLKANVSEADHPLLCEGTRRQRGDLAITLLVHYKDEPTKVARIMDKLLDRDVHQLIKSPILSSYYTSNPPTKNEMARYLHDEECSSPLAGTDAGNGDSVVGTSSRPHSSTSAELETGMSALTVQPQIVQQPVPTRTKETRYKSKRVYPSIPNQPSEAGAHFMCELAKTVLAKAGGNSSTSLFTQASTSQNHHGPHRALHMCAFQLGLYALGLHNCVTPNWLSRTYSSHVSWITGQAMEIGAPAIWFLIESWEGHLTPPEAVSIADKSSRGSDPNMVRAAAELALSCLPHAHALNPNEVQRAILQCKEQSDLMLEKACITVENTAKGGGVYPEVLFQVAKYWYELYLRHTPGGEQQDNMPHDSLQLDLNGVLLVEPGPSVDISNGQMMPGPAQAVVVTSTQPPPQPYPTHPTITTLAPLGVGMPYAVGPYSFVHPHHSIPTFGGPMPSHRVTLPPAPPHMQMYHAAFPPHPGHPQHPQHPHHPSQPTQPPSLPQYYTPQPPPPPGTHHLFTMQQPIQVNVQAGVTGPIPGQSNMPGSALVQTQPIISTVRTQPQVHRQTQPFSQQQLRSLVAAYRVGMLALETLARRVHDDRPQAKYARNPPYGEDVKWLLRVSKRLGTQYLHQLCICTVNSIISPFVLHDVALEAAVYLARNNPALVLQHLRSAPLAPLVHKCQQMYIQCMHQKLYHLTGGDYEDFVNIVCEAKAAFHITPEGHAQFKDWLQSIKRSQSCNKDLWAQINAALQQNGK